The following are encoded together in the Denticeps clupeoides unplaced genomic scaffold, fDenClu1.1, whole genome shotgun sequence genome:
- the LOC114776055 gene encoding CUB domain-containing protein 1-like isoform X1, which translates to MRSPLLALCALLAARLSASQEMTVDPQVSSETTPAVPLVTSPGSEPDPTAVPTQAAEPRGRSMDVTSDATFTISKKPGAAACQACVRDSQPPSCSPPDLKLNGPLSTVLDFSCAQPEEAFRVEFNQEIECTQDQCSSDIHADSAHFPDFSRSFTWDVKVPSSMLFQLDFPDPGMRQISPSDTCPDQHTFTIILYQRTGVTNIGTFCRNGTISHIQIRYKGRVTLSLPGHTLLNMSAIKVSLGPSSKSIATVEALLPRGHSLTEFFSANYPAGFPTEDQMRWNFTVPPMHNATILFLETTLPQCQMGSATVEYLQEGKAAVSKAVTDAQPVNLQGEVDMVLHNCRTTGSQPLVLRFNVSVYSSNQPRLCTVVMPEGLTLTIENRNAQSYCEMKMDSAVKEFITVLPKTSTTLSFLDCPSEDLLLTVSSTFECASLPDCSVNGALLSIPTLDSCLPAPIQKVTWLLRPPTNSTLDLASPKGGLRQSLPGQECNSGSSLFLSEADGSMLGQFCSPGSISKVQLSRNVVVSATPPATAASQVKKGRNLGNEQAALLSVSFSEGETEGMVYQLSPTISSPTLLATPGWPDGMAASSTASWLVQLPDQYDANLVLANISQPKCGVGQTSIRVQQLDTNEVVLSSTGGGDGEDQVKLSSSFSVRMSNCRPQQGGFSSLGRISLEKKGKMLMNIILAVLVAVLTIAFIVLAIVCAKKQHKKKQMKANRLSMYNPKGQLFRPADDVLRSPAGEETNVYEAIDDTMVYSHLLGDAGQNGTETDCFRPPAVDTYRSFTGPTDQKPPVPELPPDTRKPVLGMFLNTAESFVPAHTPLGPQGSLGYQDSRMVDNELYTFKSSGEPNTTCLQTKESLPLPYYDDDDEWDDDEDED; encoded by the exons ATGCGGTCCCCGCTGCTGGCGCTCTGCGCGCTGCTGGCTGCGCGCCTCTCAG CGAGTCAGGAAATGACTGTGGACCCTCAAGTGTCTTCAGAAACCACACCTGCTGTACCTCTGGTTACTTCTCCTGGGAGTGAACCCGATCCCACGGCCGTCCCCACCCAAGCCGCCGAACCCC GGGGCAGGAGCATGGACGTGACCTCTGACGCCACCTTCACCATCAGTAAAAAGCCCGGGGCAGCGGCGTGCCAGGCGTGCGTCCGGGACAGCCAGCCTCCGTCCTGCTCTCCACCGGACCTGAAGCTGAACGGGCCCCTCAGCACCGTGCTTGACTTCAGCTGCGCTCAGCCGGAGGAGGCCTTCCGGGTTGAGTTCAACCAGGAGATCG AATGCACACAGGACCAGTGCAGCAGTGACATCCACGCCGACTCCGCCCACTTCCCAGACTTCAGCCGGAGCTTCACCTGGGACGTCAAAGTCCCCTCGTCGATGTTGTTCCAGCTGGACTTCCCGGATCCTGGCATGAGACAGATCTCTCCTTCAGACACGTGTCCTGACCAGCACACCTTCACAATCATCTTATACCAGCGCACCGGAGTCACCAATATCGGCACCTTCTGCAGAAACGGCACCATTTCCCACATCCAAATTCGCTACAAGGGCAGGGTGACCCTGTCCCTCCCAGGACACACACTGCTGAACATGTCTGCCATCAAGGTGTCACTTGGACCTTCTTCTAAGT CAATAGCCACTGTGGAAGCCCTGCTGCCTCGTGGACACTCCCTCACCGAATTCTTCTCAGCCAACTACCCTGCCGGCTTTCCGACCGAGGACCAGATGCGGTGGAACTTCACCGTCCCGCCAATGCACAACGCTACCATTTTATTCCTAGAGACCACGCTACCACAGTGCCAGATGGGTTCCGCCACCGTGGAGTACCTGCAGGAAGGCAAGGCAGCGGTTAGCAAAGCCGTGACTGACGCACAGCCTGTGAACCTGCAGGGCGAGGTGGACATGGTCCTTCATAACTGCAGGACGACAGGCAGTCAGCCCCTCGTGCTCCGATTCAACGTGTCTGTGTACAGCAGCAACCAGCCAC GTTTGTGCACCGTGGTCATGCCAGAGGGACTGACCCTCACCATCGAGAACAGAAACGCCCAGTCCTACTGCGAGATGAAAATGGACTCTGCAGTCAAGGAGTTCATCACAGTCCTTCCGAAGACCAGTACCACCCTGTCCTTCCTGGACTGTCCCAGCGAGGACCTGCTCCTCACAGTCAGCAGTACCTTTG AATGTGCGAGTCTGCCCGACTGCTCTGTGAACGGGGCTCTCCTCTCCATCCCCACCCTGGACAGCTGCCTCCCAGCACCCATCCAGAAAGTCACTTGGCTGCTCCGCCCCCCAACCAACAGCACCCTGGACCTGGCGTCCCCTAAAGGAGGCCTGCGGCAGTCCCTCCCAGGGCAGGAATGCAACTCTGGCTCCTCCTTGTTCCTTTCTGAGGCAGATGGATCCATGCTGGGCCAGTTCTGCTCTCCTGGGTCAATCAGTAAAGTCCAGCTGAGCAGGAACGTGGTGGTTTCAGCCACGCCCCCAGCAACAGCTGCGTCACAGGTGAAAAAGGGGCGGAACCTAGGAAACGAGCAAGCAGCCCTCCTCAGCGTGTCCTTCAGCGAGGGGGAGACTG AGGGCATGGTTTACCAGCTGAGCCCCACCATCAGCAGCCCGACGCTCCTGGCCACTCCCGGCTGGCCTGATGGCATGGCGGCGTCCTCCACTGCATCCTGGCTGGTGCAGCTCCCGGACCAGTACGATGCCAACCTGGTCCTCGCCAATATCAGCCAGCCCAAGTGCGGCGTGGGACAGACGAGCATCAGGGTGCAGCAGCTAGACACGAACGAGGTCGTCCTGAGCAGCACGGGGGGCGGGGACGGCGAGGACCAGGTGAAGCTCTCCAGCAGTTTCTCAGTCCGCATGTCCAACTGCCGACCCCAGCAGGGTGGCTTCAGCTCTCTGGGACGCATCTCTCTGGAGAAGAAGGGCA agaTGCTGATGAACATCATCCTCGCCGTCCTCGTTGCTGTGCTGACCATCGCGTTCATAGTGCTGGCGATCGTCTGTGCCAAGAAGCA GCATAAGAAGAAGCAGATGAAGGCCAACCGGCTGTCCATGTACAACCCTAAAGGTCAGCTGTTTCGTCCAGCGGACGATGTCCTCAGGTCCCCAGCCGGCGAAGAGACCAACGTGTACGAAGCCATCGATGACACCATGGTGTACAGCCACCTGCTGGGGGACGCTGGGCAGAACGGGACGGAGACGGACTGTTTCAGGCCCCCTGCGGTGGACACCTACCGTTCCTTCACCGGACCCACTGACCAAAAGCCGCCCGTCCCCGAGCTGCCCCCGGATACAAGGAAACCGGTGCTCGGAATGTTCCTGAACACGGCCGAGTCGTTTGTGCCGGCCCACACCCCACTGGGACCGCAGGGGAGTCTGGGATATCAGGACAGCAGGATGGTGGACAATGAGCTGTATACATTTAAAAGCAGCGGCGAACCAAACACCACGTGCCTCCAGACCAAAGAGTCCCTTCCACTTCCTTAttacgacgacgacgacgagtGGGACGATGACGAAGACGAAGATTAG
- the LOC114776055 gene encoding CUB domain-containing protein 1-like isoform X2, with protein sequence MRSPLLALCALLAARLSASQEMTVDPQVSSETTPAVPLVTSPGSEPDPTAVPTQAAEPRGRSMDVTSDATFTISKKPGAAACQACVRDSQPPSCSPPDLKLNGPLSTVLDFSCAQPEEAFRVEFNQEIECTQDQCSSDIHADSAHFPDFSRSFTWDVKVPSSMLFQLDFPDPGMRQISPSDTCPDQHTFTIILYQRTGVTNIGTFCRNGTISHIQIRYKGRVTLSLPGHTLLNMSAIKVSLGPSSKSIATVEALLPRGHSLTEFFSANYPAGFPTEDQMRWNFTVPPMHNATILFLETTLPQCQMGSATVEYLQEGKAAVSKAVTDAQPVNLQGEVDMVLHNCRTTGSQPLVLRFNVSVYSSNQPRLCTVVMPEGLTLTIENRNAQSYCEMKMDSAVKEFITVLPKTSTTLSFLDCPSEDLLLTVSSTFECASLPDCSVNGALLSIPTLDSCLPAPIQKVTWLLRPPTNSTLDLASPKGGLRQSLPGQECNSGSSLFLSEADGSMLGQFCSPGSISKVQLSRNVVVSATPPATAASQVKKGRNLGNEQAALLSVSFSEGETEGMVYQLSPTISSPTLLATPGWPDGMAASSTASWLVQLPDQVKLSSSFSVRMSNCRPQQGGFSSLGRISLEKKGKMLMNIILAVLVAVLTIAFIVLAIVCAKKQHKKKQMKANRLSMYNPKGQLFRPADDVLRSPAGEETNVYEAIDDTMVYSHLLGDAGQNGTETDCFRPPAVDTYRSFTGPTDQKPPVPELPPDTRKPVLGMFLNTAESFVPAHTPLGPQGSLGYQDSRMVDNELYTFKSSGEPNTTCLQTKESLPLPYYDDDDEWDDDEDED encoded by the exons ATGCGGTCCCCGCTGCTGGCGCTCTGCGCGCTGCTGGCTGCGCGCCTCTCAG CGAGTCAGGAAATGACTGTGGACCCTCAAGTGTCTTCAGAAACCACACCTGCTGTACCTCTGGTTACTTCTCCTGGGAGTGAACCCGATCCCACGGCCGTCCCCACCCAAGCCGCCGAACCCC GGGGCAGGAGCATGGACGTGACCTCTGACGCCACCTTCACCATCAGTAAAAAGCCCGGGGCAGCGGCGTGCCAGGCGTGCGTCCGGGACAGCCAGCCTCCGTCCTGCTCTCCACCGGACCTGAAGCTGAACGGGCCCCTCAGCACCGTGCTTGACTTCAGCTGCGCTCAGCCGGAGGAGGCCTTCCGGGTTGAGTTCAACCAGGAGATCG AATGCACACAGGACCAGTGCAGCAGTGACATCCACGCCGACTCCGCCCACTTCCCAGACTTCAGCCGGAGCTTCACCTGGGACGTCAAAGTCCCCTCGTCGATGTTGTTCCAGCTGGACTTCCCGGATCCTGGCATGAGACAGATCTCTCCTTCAGACACGTGTCCTGACCAGCACACCTTCACAATCATCTTATACCAGCGCACCGGAGTCACCAATATCGGCACCTTCTGCAGAAACGGCACCATTTCCCACATCCAAATTCGCTACAAGGGCAGGGTGACCCTGTCCCTCCCAGGACACACACTGCTGAACATGTCTGCCATCAAGGTGTCACTTGGACCTTCTTCTAAGT CAATAGCCACTGTGGAAGCCCTGCTGCCTCGTGGACACTCCCTCACCGAATTCTTCTCAGCCAACTACCCTGCCGGCTTTCCGACCGAGGACCAGATGCGGTGGAACTTCACCGTCCCGCCAATGCACAACGCTACCATTTTATTCCTAGAGACCACGCTACCACAGTGCCAGATGGGTTCCGCCACCGTGGAGTACCTGCAGGAAGGCAAGGCAGCGGTTAGCAAAGCCGTGACTGACGCACAGCCTGTGAACCTGCAGGGCGAGGTGGACATGGTCCTTCATAACTGCAGGACGACAGGCAGTCAGCCCCTCGTGCTCCGATTCAACGTGTCTGTGTACAGCAGCAACCAGCCAC GTTTGTGCACCGTGGTCATGCCAGAGGGACTGACCCTCACCATCGAGAACAGAAACGCCCAGTCCTACTGCGAGATGAAAATGGACTCTGCAGTCAAGGAGTTCATCACAGTCCTTCCGAAGACCAGTACCACCCTGTCCTTCCTGGACTGTCCCAGCGAGGACCTGCTCCTCACAGTCAGCAGTACCTTTG AATGTGCGAGTCTGCCCGACTGCTCTGTGAACGGGGCTCTCCTCTCCATCCCCACCCTGGACAGCTGCCTCCCAGCACCCATCCAGAAAGTCACTTGGCTGCTCCGCCCCCCAACCAACAGCACCCTGGACCTGGCGTCCCCTAAAGGAGGCCTGCGGCAGTCCCTCCCAGGGCAGGAATGCAACTCTGGCTCCTCCTTGTTCCTTTCTGAGGCAGATGGATCCATGCTGGGCCAGTTCTGCTCTCCTGGGTCAATCAGTAAAGTCCAGCTGAGCAGGAACGTGGTGGTTTCAGCCACGCCCCCAGCAACAGCTGCGTCACAGGTGAAAAAGGGGCGGAACCTAGGAAACGAGCAAGCAGCCCTCCTCAGCGTGTCCTTCAGCGAGGGGGAGACTG AGGGCATGGTTTACCAGCTGAGCCCCACCATCAGCAGCCCGACGCTCCTGGCCACTCCCGGCTGGCCTGATGGCATGGCGGCGTCCTCCACTGCATCCTGGCTGGTGCAGCTCCCG GACCAGGTGAAGCTCTCCAGCAGTTTCTCAGTCCGCATGTCCAACTGCCGACCCCAGCAGGGTGGCTTCAGCTCTCTGGGACGCATCTCTCTGGAGAAGAAGGGCA agaTGCTGATGAACATCATCCTCGCCGTCCTCGTTGCTGTGCTGACCATCGCGTTCATAGTGCTGGCGATCGTCTGTGCCAAGAAGCA GCATAAGAAGAAGCAGATGAAGGCCAACCGGCTGTCCATGTACAACCCTAAAGGTCAGCTGTTTCGTCCAGCGGACGATGTCCTCAGGTCCCCAGCCGGCGAAGAGACCAACGTGTACGAAGCCATCGATGACACCATGGTGTACAGCCACCTGCTGGGGGACGCTGGGCAGAACGGGACGGAGACGGACTGTTTCAGGCCCCCTGCGGTGGACACCTACCGTTCCTTCACCGGACCCACTGACCAAAAGCCGCCCGTCCCCGAGCTGCCCCCGGATACAAGGAAACCGGTGCTCGGAATGTTCCTGAACACGGCCGAGTCGTTTGTGCCGGCCCACACCCCACTGGGACCGCAGGGGAGTCTGGGATATCAGGACAGCAGGATGGTGGACAATGAGCTGTATACATTTAAAAGCAGCGGCGAACCAAACACCACGTGCCTCCAGACCAAAGAGTCCCTTCCACTTCCTTAttacgacgacgacgacgagtGGGACGATGACGAAGACGAAGATTAG
- the LOC114776056 gene encoding tetranectin-like, with protein sequence MDFRRTCLLLGVTLLFLGHSTSQQMPAKNMVKNEPQQNALLKDLQLQVLDIVKEVHLLKEQLALQIVCLKGDKLYGKCILAEAAKKRYHAASEDCNAKGGVLATPSSHDENQKLHDYVRRTIGPEEQIWLGINDIQTEGVWTDQTGSSVTYKNWDPSFSSSGDRALNCAVLSAGDGGKWLDENCREERASVCEFNIV encoded by the exons ATGGACTTCAGACGCACCTGTCTCCTGCTTGGAGTGACCCTTCTCTTCTTGGGTCACTCTACATCTCAACAGATGCCTGCAAAGAACATGgttaaaaatg AACCTCAGCAGAACGCTCTCCTAAAGGATCTTCAGCTGCAGGTCTTGGACATTGTAAAGGAGGTTCATCTTCTGAAGGAGCAGCTGGCTCTGCAGATCG TGTGCTTAAAGGGAGACAAACTCTATGGCAAGTGCATTCTGGCTGAAGCGGCTAAGAAGCGCTACCATGCAGCCAGTGAGGACTGCAACGCCAAGGGTGGGGTCCTTGCCACCCCATCATCCCACGACGAGAACCAGAAGCTTCACGACTACGTCCGCCGGACCATAGGTCCCGAGGAGCAGATCTGGTTGGGCATCAACGACATCCAAACCGAGGGAGTCTGGACGGACCAGACCGGATCCAGCGTGACTTACAAGAACTGGGACCCTTCGTTCAGCTCCAGTGGTGACCGCGCCCTGAATTGTGCTGTGCTCTCTGCTGGGGACGGTGGGAAGTGGCTGGATGAGAACTGTAGAGAGGAGCGGGCTTCTGTCTGCGAGTTCAACATCGTGTGA